One region of Tumebacillus amylolyticus genomic DNA includes:
- the recF gene encoding DNA replication/repair protein RecF (All proteins in this family for which functions are known are DNA-binding proteins that assist the filamentation of RecA onto DNA for the initiation of recombination or recombinational repair.), translating into MWLKALELRDFRNYESLQLFDLSPRVNIFVGQNAQGKTNVVESVLMLSVAKSHRTNRDAEMIRFGEESALLQGMVERDNRTYKLDLRLLQKGKKSRVNGVEKRKMSDFVGHLNVVLFAPEDLQLIKGGPQTRRRFLDVEIGQVSPQYLYNLSQYQKVLLQRNTLLKEIAKKEKTEDLLAIWDEQLCVYGAKVLQKRFEFVDKLEGFARDIHSRISGGKEILSFRYVNSFDWVDGADVTERFFQTLQSKRRLDILRGTTSVGPHRDDLEVRIDEREVHTYGSQGQQRTASLSMKLAEIELIKAEVGEYPVLLLDDVLSELDSERQLHLVESMGERVQTLITTTSTYGLEQFMQEEAHVYRVDNGAMSREEG; encoded by the coding sequence GGCTGAAAGCGCTGGAACTTCGTGATTTTCGCAATTACGAATCCTTGCAGCTGTTCGATCTGTCGCCGCGCGTGAACATTTTTGTCGGGCAGAACGCACAGGGCAAGACCAACGTCGTCGAATCGGTGCTGATGCTATCGGTGGCGAAAAGTCACCGCACGAACCGCGATGCGGAGATGATCCGTTTCGGGGAGGAGTCGGCGTTGCTTCAAGGCATGGTCGAGCGGGACAACCGCACGTACAAACTGGACCTTCGCCTGCTTCAAAAAGGCAAAAAAAGCCGCGTCAACGGCGTAGAAAAACGCAAGATGAGCGACTTTGTCGGGCATTTGAACGTGGTGCTGTTCGCGCCGGAAGACTTGCAATTGATCAAAGGCGGCCCGCAAACGCGGCGCCGCTTTCTCGATGTGGAGATCGGTCAGGTCTCGCCCCAATATCTCTACAACCTCTCCCAGTATCAAAAAGTGCTCCTCCAACGCAACACGCTGCTCAAAGAGATCGCCAAGAAGGAAAAAACCGAAGATCTGCTCGCGATCTGGGACGAACAATTGTGCGTCTATGGCGCGAAAGTTTTGCAAAAACGCTTTGAGTTTGTGGATAAACTGGAAGGGTTCGCCCGCGATATCCACAGCCGCATCTCCGGGGGCAAAGAAATTCTTTCGTTTCGTTATGTCAACTCGTTTGATTGGGTGGACGGCGCGGATGTGACAGAGCGCTTTTTCCAAACCTTGCAATCGAAGCGCAGATTGGATATCCTTCGAGGGACTACGTCCGTCGGTCCGCACCGCGATGACTTGGAAGTGCGGATCGACGAACGAGAGGTGCATACGTACGGGTCTCAAGGTCAGCAGCGCACGGCGTCGCTGTCGATGAAATTGGCGGAGATCGAATTGATCAAGGCGGAAGTCGGCGAATACCCGGTGTTGTTGCTCGATGACGTGCTTTCGGAACTGGACAGCGAACGCCAGCTGCATCTGGTCGAGAGCATGGGCGAGCGCGTGCAGACTTTGATCACCACGACCAGCACGTACGGATTGGAGCAGTTCATGCAGGAAGAAGCGCACGTGTACCGCGTAGACAACGGCGCGATGTCCAGGGAAGAAGGGTAG